The following are encoded together in the Lytechinus variegatus isolate NC3 chromosome 19, Lvar_3.0, whole genome shotgun sequence genome:
- the LOC121406123 gene encoding serine protease 23-like, with protein MYALNLFKMLLGIFLVAMATCLASVTAERIQEWNTWQQVRLPKMHTEQDAGSDHLSKTAKALLDLKAGKRVKFGGDILDLESIERSLSFEQTSAKNLSDTIRTKISVDDAQILLNMKRYPGDSAGNMDLGEPRRKRQIFGADTRYQITKEFSKIFPFSAAVQLSTGCSGVLIGPRHVLTAAECIHNGKRYRGNSKNLRVGLIRTGNRTTSGRSPSRNPKRNANLLWYKVEQLYIPDGWVSPNLMEQPDTFNYAVLELNKDHRQNCMEVGVSSNLNTNRMQRIHYSSFDDYEYHDDPVLAYRHCFIEHVSDTNNYLYEKCDSSKSSVGAGIYLRMWDSENWQWSRRVMAVKTSETERIRVRGRMLKAARDVRLTLLNFAQICYWVMRDFEACSRGRIEDACLMA; from the coding sequence ATGTATGCACTGAATTTATTCAAGATGCTACTGGGCATCTtcttggttgccatggcaacctgCCTAGCTTCTGTCACAGCCGAGAGGATTCAGGAATGGAACACATGGCAACAGGTCCGACTCCCCAAGATGCACACGGAACAAGATGCAGGGTCGGACCATCTTTCAAAGACTGCCAAGGCACTTCTTGACTTGAAGGCAGGAAAGAGAGTTAAGTTTGGAGGTGACATTTTAGATTTGGAATCTATTGAGAGGAGTCTTTCATTTGAGCAGACCAGTGCTAAAAACTTGAGTGATACCATCAGAACTAAAATCAGTGTGGACGATGCTCAAATTCTCCTGAACATGAAGCGTTATCCAGGAGACAGTGCAGGGAACATGGACCTAGGGGAACCCCGCAGGAAAAGACAGATCTTTGGTGCAGACACTCGGTACCAGATCACCAAGGAGTTCAGTAAGATATTCCCATTTTCCGCAGCTGTGCAGCTCTCAACAGGCTGTTCTGGTGTCTTGATAGGGCCAAGGCATGTCCTGACCGCAGCGGAGTGCATTCACAATGGAAAGCGATACCGTGGTAATTCCAAGAACCTTCGGGTTGGGCTTATTCGCACTGGGAACCGTACAACATCCGGAAGATCACCCTCTAGGAACCCCAAGCGTAATGCAAATTTATTGTGGTACAAGGTTGAACAGTTGTACATCCCTGACGGGTGGGTATCGCCAAACCTCATGGAACAACCCGATACGTTCAATTACGCCGTTCTCGAACTCAACAAAGACCACAGGCAGAACTGCATGGAGGTTGGCGTTAGCTCCAATCTGAACACCAACAGAATGCAACGCATCCACTATTCCAGTTTTGACGATTATGAATACCATGACGACCCCGTCCTCGCATACAGACATTGCTTCATCGAGCACGTAAGCGACACAAACAATTACCTCTACGAAAAGTGCGACTCTTCGAAATCGTCGGTCGGGGCTGGTATATACCTTCGAATGTGGGACAGTGAGAATTGGCAGTGGTCGCGACGCGTGATGGCGGTGAAAACATCGGAAACGGAGAGAATACGAGTTAGGGGTAGGATGTTGAAGGCTGCGAGGGACGTCCGGTTGACGCTTTTAAACTTTGCTCAAATCTGTTACTGGGTGATGCGGGATTTTGAGGCCTGCAGTCGCGGAAGAATCGAAGATGCTTGTCTTATGGCTTAG